In Pseudobythopirellula maris, a single window of DNA contains:
- the floA gene encoding flotillin-like protein FloA (flotillin-like protein involved in membrane lipid rafts) translates to MPTPALLSTMTLLSAPLLPPLAQNVPQGRSILMIFIILMLMALVVAGAIFVFSYGKLWLQAMTSNAPVSPLTLVFMSLRQVSPRTIVDARIQAMQAGVSADSKGISTKKLEAHYLAGGNVPRVISAIIAAHRADIDLDFDRAAAIDLAGRDVLDAVKTSVYPKVIDCPDPEKSPRTTLSAVAKNGVEVKVRARVTVRTNLKQLIGGATEETIIARVGEGIITAIGSAKDEFEVVENPDRISKAVLDRGLDAQTAFEIVSIDIADIDIGENIGARLQVDQAEADTRKAQALAEKRRANAIAHEQEMKAEVALKRGDVLLAEADVPRAMAEAFRGGRLVIQDPDASGVK, encoded by the coding sequence ATGCCCACACCCGCCTTGCTTAGCACGATGACATTGCTGAGCGCGCCCCTCCTGCCGCCGCTGGCCCAGAACGTCCCCCAAGGGCGTTCGATCTTGATGATCTTCATCATCCTGATGCTGATGGCGCTCGTCGTGGCGGGGGCGATCTTCGTCTTCAGCTACGGCAAGCTGTGGCTCCAGGCGATGACCTCCAACGCCCCGGTCAGCCCGCTGACGCTGGTCTTCATGAGCCTGCGGCAGGTGAGCCCACGGACGATCGTCGACGCCCGCATCCAGGCGATGCAGGCCGGTGTGAGCGCCGACTCGAAGGGGATCAGCACCAAGAAGCTCGAGGCGCACTACCTGGCGGGCGGCAACGTGCCGCGCGTGATCAGCGCCATCATCGCCGCCCACCGGGCCGACATCGACTTGGACTTCGACCGCGCGGCGGCGATCGACTTGGCCGGCCGCGACGTCTTGGACGCCGTGAAGACGAGCGTCTACCCCAAGGTGATCGACTGCCCCGACCCGGAGAAGTCGCCCCGCACGACGCTCAGCGCCGTGGCCAAGAACGGCGTCGAAGTGAAGGTCCGCGCCCGCGTCACCGTGCGCACGAATCTCAAGCAGCTGATCGGCGGCGCCACGGAGGAGACGATCATCGCGCGGGTGGGCGAGGGGATCATCACCGCCATCGGCTCGGCCAAGGACGAGTTCGAGGTCGTCGAGAACCCCGACCGCATCTCCAAGGCGGTGCTCGACCGCGGCTTGGACGCGCAAACGGCGTTCGAGATCGTGTCGATCGACATCGCCGACATCGACATCGGCGAGAACATCGGCGCCCGCTTGCAGGTCGACCAAGCCGAGGCCGACACCCGCAAGGCCCAGGCCCTGGCCGAGAAACGCCGCGCCAACGCGATCGCCCACGAGCAAGAGATGAAGGCCGAGGTGGCGCTCAAGCGCGGCGACGTGCTGCTGGCCGAGGCCGACGTGCCACGCGCCATGGCCGAGGCGTTCCGCGGCGGCCGGCTCGTGATCCAAGACCCCGACGCCAGCGGGGTGAAGTGA
- a CDS encoding MBL fold metallo-hydrolase RNA specificity domain-containing protein, whose amino-acid sequence MASITFYGAARTVTGSKYLLEAGGSRVLIDCGMFQGLKRLRQMNWAGTPFEASEVDAVLLTHAHLDHVGYLPRVVKEGYHGPVYCTGATAQLAELIMLDSAKIQEYDAKYANKKGYSKHKPALPLYEGRDVLETVKLIEERSRGKWHNAAGPIWFRYQDAGHLLGSSSIEVEIREAKTTRLLFSGDVGRYDGPLYHDPQPAVECDYLVCESTYGNREHPEGDLLESLREVMKRSLARGGAVLMASFAVGRSQQFIYLLQLLKCDPSLPDFPIYLDSPMACHANDIYAAHLEDHDLSEGELCGDRPVLGGPAVHLCRSADESKALNHVKGPAVIISSSGMMTAGRILHHLKHRLPDPATTIVLGGYMAEGTRGRSIEDGSKTVRIHGQDITNRAAIEKVPGLSGHADRSGLLQWSGAIKTAPKRTFLTHGEPDSMDAFAATLNSDRGWDVACPEIGERCELD is encoded by the coding sequence ATGGCTTCCATCACGTTCTACGGCGCCGCGCGCACCGTCACCGGCTCCAAGTACTTGCTCGAAGCGGGCGGCTCGCGGGTGCTCATCGACTGCGGCATGTTCCAAGGCCTCAAGCGGCTGAGGCAGATGAACTGGGCCGGCACGCCGTTCGAGGCCTCGGAGGTCGACGCCGTGCTGCTCACGCACGCCCACCTCGACCACGTCGGCTACCTGCCGCGTGTGGTGAAGGAGGGCTACCACGGGCCGGTCTACTGCACCGGCGCCACGGCCCAACTGGCAGAGCTGATCATGCTCGACTCGGCGAAGATCCAGGAGTACGACGCCAAGTACGCCAACAAGAAAGGCTACTCGAAGCACAAGCCGGCGTTGCCGCTGTACGAGGGCCGCGACGTCCTGGAGACGGTCAAGCTCATCGAGGAGCGCTCGCGCGGCAAGTGGCACAACGCCGCCGGGCCGATCTGGTTCCGCTACCAAGACGCCGGCCACCTGCTGGGGAGCAGCTCGATCGAGGTCGAGATCCGAGAGGCCAAAACGACTCGTTTGCTGTTCTCGGGCGACGTCGGCCGCTACGACGGCCCGCTCTACCACGACCCCCAGCCCGCCGTCGAGTGCGACTACCTGGTGTGCGAGAGCACCTACGGCAACCGCGAGCACCCGGAGGGCGACCTGCTGGAGTCGCTCCGCGAGGTGATGAAGCGCTCGCTCGCCCGCGGCGGGGCGGTGCTGATGGCGTCGTTCGCCGTGGGCCGCTCGCAGCAGTTCATTTACTTGCTGCAGCTGCTCAAGTGCGACCCGTCGCTGCCCGACTTCCCGATCTACCTCGACAGCCCGATGGCGTGCCACGCCAACGACATCTACGCCGCGCACCTCGAAGACCACGACCTCAGCGAGGGCGAGCTGTGCGGCGACCGGCCCGTGCTGGGCGGCCCGGCCGTGCACCTCTGCCGCAGCGCGGACGAGTCGAAGGCGCTCAACCACGTAAAGGGCCCGGCCGTGATCATCAGCTCGAGCGGCATGATGACCGCCGGCCGCATCCTGCACCACCTCAAGCACCGCCTGCCCGACCCGGCGACCACGATCGTGTTGGGCGGCTACATGGCCGAGGGGACCCGCGGCCGGTCGATCGAAGACGGCTCGAAAACCGTGCGGATCCACGGTCAAGACATCACCAACCGCGCGGCGATCGAGAAAGTGCCCGGCCTGTCGGGCCACGCCGACCGCTCGGGCCTCTTGCAATGGAGCGGGGCGATCAAGACAGCGCCCAAGCGGACGTTCCTCACCCACGGCGAGCCGGACTCGATGGACGCGTTCGCCGCGACGCTCAATTCGGATCGCGGCTGGGACGTGGCGTGTCCTGAGATCGGCGAGCGCTGCGAACTGGACTGA
- a CDS encoding phosphohydrolase, which yields MDERPELEGSPFDPKKYGSTAKRLDEQLIEESQDRWTPLLREILTDPELQVMQKWANSVAVRRMRHNDHGPVHMRIVALNSLRILHRLLDGGVQPSVVVEEAGTVLHAEIALVLAGLLHDVGMGVARQSHEWHSAAMADRFLDRYLPKLFPDDIASQWMVRSLVREAIVGHMGHERIHSVEAGVLLVADGTDMTSGRSRLVGQFHTEPAVGDMHKLSADAIDKVRIERGATKPVLITACMHDYSGIFQVENVLMQKVEASPVKRHLEICVEAPGEPVRYYLK from the coding sequence ATGGACGAACGCCCCGAGCTTGAGGGCTCGCCCTTCGACCCCAAGAAGTACGGCTCGACCGCCAAGCGGCTCGACGAGCAGCTGATCGAGGAGTCGCAAGACCGCTGGACGCCGTTGCTCCGAGAGATCCTCACCGACCCCGAGCTGCAAGTCATGCAGAAGTGGGCCAACTCGGTCGCCGTGCGGCGGATGCGGCACAACGACCACGGGCCGGTCCACATGCGCATCGTCGCGCTCAACAGCCTGCGGATCTTGCACCGGCTCTTGGACGGCGGCGTGCAGCCGTCGGTCGTGGTCGAAGAGGCGGGCACGGTCTTGCACGCCGAGATCGCGCTCGTGCTCGCCGGGCTGCTGCACGACGTGGGGATGGGCGTCGCGCGGCAGAGCCACGAGTGGCACTCCGCCGCGATGGCCGACCGGTTCCTCGACCGCTACCTGCCCAAGCTCTTCCCCGACGACATCGCCAGCCAGTGGATGGTCCGCTCGCTGGTGCGCGAGGCGATCGTCGGCCACATGGGGCACGAGCGGATCCACTCGGTCGAGGCTGGCGTCCTGCTCGTGGCCGACGGCACGGACATGACCTCGGGGCGCTCGCGGCTGGTGGGCCAGTTCCACACCGAGCCGGCCGTGGGCGACATGCACAAGCTGTCGGCCGACGCGATCGACAAGGTGCGCATCGAACGCGGCGCCACCAAGCCGGTGCTGATCACCGCCTGCATGCACGACTACTCGGGCATCTTCCAGGTCGAGAACGTGCTGATGCAGAAGGTCGAGGCGTCGCCGGTGAAGCGGCACCTGGAGATCTGCGTCGAGGCGCCCGGCGAGCCGGTGCGGTATTACTTGAAGTAG
- a CDS encoding LOG family protein, whose product MANKPDKAVSDPAKKDPEPLDVAEGFSLDAHHPALPPEVEANRQAILSSPSYLLAERDTAWLKEAEMRPVRMQLELQKTELLLRRHNIGSTVVVFGGTQIVPHDEAEANLAQAQAAHKASPDDKHLARALFRAQQKLENSDYYEQTREFAKLVSSRCQIDGKCEFVITTGGGPGVMEAANRGAFEIGAKSIGLNIELPHEQEPNPYITPELCFQFHYFAMRKFHFILRAAALVVFPGGFGTLDELFNTLCLRQTGRMQAIPIILYGRKYWEGVINFRTLADEGVIADEHMELIDYAETPQEAWEIIAKFHGVA is encoded by the coding sequence ATGGCCAACAAGCCCGACAAAGCCGTCTCCGATCCCGCCAAGAAGGACCCCGAGCCGCTCGACGTGGCCGAGGGCTTCTCGCTCGACGCCCACCACCCGGCGCTGCCGCCCGAGGTCGAGGCCAACCGGCAGGCGATCCTCAGCTCGCCGAGCTACCTGCTGGCCGAGCGCGACACGGCGTGGCTCAAGGAGGCCGAGATGCGGCCCGTGCGCATGCAGCTCGAGCTGCAGAAGACCGAGCTGCTGCTGCGGCGCCACAACATCGGATCCACGGTGGTGGTGTTCGGCGGCACGCAGATCGTGCCCCACGACGAGGCCGAGGCGAACCTCGCCCAGGCGCAGGCGGCCCACAAGGCGTCGCCCGACGACAAGCATTTAGCCCGCGCCTTGTTTCGCGCCCAGCAGAAGCTCGAGAACAGCGACTACTACGAGCAGACGCGCGAGTTCGCCAAATTGGTTTCTTCGCGTTGCCAGATCGACGGCAAGTGCGAGTTCGTCATCACCACCGGCGGCGGCCCCGGCGTGATGGAGGCCGCCAACCGCGGCGCGTTCGAGATCGGCGCCAAGTCGATCGGTCTGAACATCGAGCTGCCGCACGAGCAGGAGCCGAACCCCTACATCACGCCCGAGCTCTGCTTCCAGTTCCATTACTTCGCGATGCGGAAGTTCCACTTCATCCTGCGCGCGGCGGCGTTGGTGGTCTTCCCCGGCGGCTTCGGCACCTTGGACGAGCTGTTCAACACGCTCTGCCTTCGCCAGACCGGCCGCATGCAAGCGATCCCGATCATCCTGTACGGCCGCAAGTACTGGGAGGGCGTGATCAACTTCCGCACGCTGGCCGACGAGGGGGTGATCGCCGACGAGCACATGGAGCTGATCGACTACGCCGAGACGCCGCAGGAGGCTTGGGAGATTATTGCGAAGTTCCACGGCGTGGCGTGA
- a CDS encoding PEP-CTERM sorting domain-containing protein (PEP-CTERM proteins occur, often in large numbers, in the proteomes of bacteria that also encode an exosortase, a predicted intramembrane cysteine proteinase. The presence of a PEP-CTERM domain at a protein's C-terminus predicts cleavage within the sorting domain, followed by covalent anchoring to some some component of the (usually Gram-negative) cell surface. Many PEP-CTERM proteins exhibit an unusual sequence composition that includes large numbers of potential glycosylation sites. Expression of one such protein has been shown restore the ability of a bacterium to form floc, a type of biofilm.) — MLRSLFVGIALCVFLLLGSSSHASQLWGGRGPIRVDPHSGATLGAVGGFNTNWLDAASDPVRSPATFWGIDYVENRLEEYDPNRDKLLRTIDADDADPIRSIAIDPSSGLLYAASETTLYRFDLGTGMQETVGALSSDVTKSIGFSAGGELYGFTSGNQLVAIDKSTSIASSVATLGLRRVEDFAARPEDGVVYGIAYTDLSYQLVTIDLAAGDFEYVGPSIVRPSYLAFVGVPEPAAVSLLLGLAGGVLLVRRP, encoded by the coding sequence ATGCTCCGCAGCCTGTTTGTTGGGATCGCTCTCTGCGTTTTTCTATTGCTCGGCTCTTCGAGCCACGCATCGCAGTTGTGGGGAGGTCGAGGACCAATCAGGGTTGATCCCCACTCCGGCGCCACGCTGGGCGCCGTTGGCGGCTTCAACACCAATTGGCTCGACGCCGCCTCCGACCCGGTCCGCTCGCCGGCAACCTTTTGGGGGATCGATTACGTCGAGAATCGACTCGAAGAGTACGACCCCAATCGAGACAAGCTGCTGAGGACGATCGACGCGGACGACGCCGATCCTATCAGGTCCATCGCGATCGATCCGTCGAGCGGGCTGCTCTACGCGGCTTCGGAGACGACTCTCTACCGATTCGATCTCGGCACGGGCATGCAAGAAACCGTCGGCGCGCTGAGCAGCGATGTGACCAAGTCGATCGGCTTCAGCGCCGGAGGCGAGCTGTACGGATTCACGAGCGGGAACCAGCTCGTTGCGATCGACAAGTCGACGTCGATCGCCTCGAGCGTGGCGACGCTCGGCTTGCGACGGGTCGAAGACTTTGCCGCCCGTCCTGAAGACGGCGTCGTCTACGGGATCGCCTACACCGACCTCAGCTACCAACTCGTGACGATCGACCTCGCGGCTGGCGACTTCGAGTACGTGGGGCCTTCGATCGTCCGCCCCAGCTACCTGGCGTTTGTTGGCGTGCCCGAGCCAGCTGCTGTGTCGCTTCTGCTCGGCTTGGCCGGTGGCGTGCTGCTGGTCCGCCGGCCTTGA
- a CDS encoding BPL-N domain-containing protein, producing the protein MKRCLVAFLLFCGPLVAGAEPITVAIYDHSDGSSKGPKNLAAILTPEAGFACERVSPQAIRDGALDGRDVVIVPGGSGSKQSKMLEGAGLDKIRGFVEAGGGYVGICAGSYLASSEYDWSLRLINTRVLDRKHWARGTGMVTLALSERGKQLLAADADKIDVYYGQGPLLALAIEPGLPAYEPLALYDTEIAKKGAPEGVMRGTTAIASAPYGEGRVICFSPHPEKAAGPNGLILAGVRWAANEP; encoded by the coding sequence ATGAAGCGTTGCTTGGTTGCGTTTCTCTTGTTTTGCGGGCCGCTCGTGGCCGGCGCCGAGCCGATCACGGTCGCCATCTACGACCACTCCGACGGCTCGTCGAAGGGCCCCAAGAACCTGGCCGCCATCCTCACGCCCGAGGCGGGCTTCGCCTGCGAGCGTGTCTCACCGCAAGCGATCCGCGACGGCGCGCTCGACGGCCGCGACGTGGTGATCGTGCCGGGCGGCTCGGGCAGCAAGCAATCGAAGATGCTCGAGGGCGCCGGACTCGACAAGATCCGCGGCTTCGTCGAGGCGGGCGGCGGCTACGTCGGCATCTGCGCCGGCTCGTACCTCGCCTCGAGCGAGTACGACTGGTCGCTGCGGTTGATCAACACACGCGTGCTCGACCGCAAGCACTGGGCTCGCGGCACGGGCATGGTCACGCTCGCCCTGTCGGAGCGCGGCAAGCAGTTGCTGGCGGCCGACGCCGACAAGATCGACGTCTATTACGGCCAGGGGCCGCTGCTGGCGCTCGCCATCGAACCGGGCCTGCCCGCTTACGAGCCGCTCGCGCTGTACGACACGGAGATCGCCAAGAAGGGAGCGCCCGAAGGGGTGATGCGCGGAACGACGGCGATCGCCAGTGCTCCGTACGGCGAGGGCCGTGTGATCTGCTTCAGCCCGCACCCGGAAAAGGCCGCCGGGCCGAATGGGCTGATCCTGGCCGGCGTGCGGTGGGCGGCCAACGAGCCGTGA
- a CDS encoding M28 family peptidase yields MGERTNLDSRRPWAACALAALFAILTPLVATAEEPANPIDANPIDGARAFGYLEALCEFGPRPSGSEAMLAQRDYVVEHFESLGAEVELQKFRAKNPLFGRQDGQLRQVRMANVVARYQPEKKERVLLCAHYDTRPLPSMDPNPRVRATGRFIGANDGASGTALLMELAHHLEEYDGPMGVDLVLFDGEELVYIDPTTPWGKGDPYFLGSNWFAQQYKRRKDNSWDYRWGVLLDMVGDKDLQIYQEVHSFRWKSTRPLVQEIWGTAARLGVEEFVPRTKHLVKDDHLPLNQIGKIPTIDLIDFDYPHWHTEADTPRQCSGESLAKVGWVVWEWLGELRPAPAE; encoded by the coding sequence ATGGGCGAACGCACGAATCTTGACTCCCGCCGCCCGTGGGCGGCCTGCGCCCTGGCCGCGCTGTTTGCGATCCTGACGCCGCTCGTGGCGACCGCCGAAGAACCGGCCAACCCGATCGACGCCAACCCGATCGATGGCGCCCGCGCCTTCGGCTACCTCGAAGCGCTCTGCGAGTTCGGCCCGCGCCCGAGCGGCAGCGAGGCGATGCTCGCGCAGCGTGACTACGTCGTCGAGCATTTCGAGTCGCTCGGCGCCGAGGTCGAGCTGCAGAAATTCCGCGCGAAGAACCCGCTCTTCGGTCGCCAGGACGGGCAGCTCCGGCAGGTCCGCATGGCGAACGTCGTCGCCCGCTACCAGCCGGAGAAGAAGGAACGCGTGCTGCTGTGCGCGCACTACGACACCCGGCCGCTGCCGAGCATGGACCCCAACCCGCGTGTCCGCGCTACGGGCCGCTTTATCGGCGCCAACGACGGCGCGAGCGGCACGGCGTTGCTGATGGAGCTCGCGCACCACCTCGAGGAGTACGACGGCCCGATGGGCGTCGACCTCGTGCTGTTCGACGGCGAGGAGCTCGTTTACATCGACCCCACCACGCCGTGGGGCAAGGGCGACCCTTACTTCTTGGGCAGCAACTGGTTCGCGCAGCAATACAAACGCCGCAAAGACAACTCGTGGGATTACCGCTGGGGCGTGCTGCTCGACATGGTCGGCGACAAAGACTTGCAGATCTACCAAGAGGTCCACAGCTTCCGCTGGAAATCGACCCGCCCGCTCGTGCAAGAAATCTGGGGCACGGCGGCGAGGCTCGGCGTGGAGGAGTTCGTCCCCCGCACCAAGCACTTGGTAAAAGACGACCACCTGCCGCTCAACCAGATCGGCAAGATCCCCACGATCGACCTGATCGACTTCGACTACCCGCATTGGCACACCGAGGCCGACACGCCGCGCCAGTGTTCGGGCGAGTCGCTCGCCAAGGTCGGTTGGGTCGTCTGGGAGTGGCTCGGCGAGCTGCGTCCGGCCCCCGCGGAATGA